The DNA segment TGAAAAAATAGCCAATTTTCGCTCGACAAATTTCTTGGGAAATATTGCAGGTATTCCTATATTTCCACGCAGAAATCCACCTATCACAGGCTTTTTCCACATTGTCGAACTGTGTTAAATTGTCCAATTTTCAAAAAACTTTTAGGATGCCTTGTCCCGTTTGTGGATTTTGTGCATAAACCCGTATCCAAGCTAATAAAATGGTTACAAACCTTTACAAAGAGAGTGTTTGAGGTGAAGAGTCGTTTGAAGTTAGCGGATATTCAGTCGGGGACATGATTATTCATTGTATTGTCAGAAGGTAGATTACTTTCTGTCGTGTGGAGTTCGACAAGATCACCTATTTCGAAAGTTTGTCCATTGTAGACGGACAAATGTCTTTTGATGGTGCCTGACACCCATCCACACGGAAGTAGAATTCGTCGAAGTGATAAGCGGGTCTCATTTCACACTACTCACATCCATATTAGGGAGGGCGAGAGTGTGCACGATTACATCAAAGAGAGAACTATCAAGATTGGAAAGTATATCGTGGAGACGAGGAAAACGGTTCGCGTAATTGCGAAGGAGTTTGGCGTATCCAAAAGTACAGTCCATAAGGATTTGACAGAGAGACTTCCTGAAATTAATCCAGAGCTGGCAAATGAGGTTAAAGAAATCCTAGATTACCATAAATCGATTCGTCACCTCAGGGGTGGGGAAGCGACAAAGATGAAGTATCAAAAAGAAGAAAAGGAAGGCGAGGCTGTCAAATAGCCGCAACATTAGAGGGGTACATGGGGTTATCCGTGAAACCTTAAAGGCGTTCTCTTGGAATCCTTTGTCAAGAAAACATTTCCGACATAATTCATCAAAATTCCAGTAAAACGTTATGGAAATTTTAAGGATTATGATACAATAGAAAATTAGGAAATGCATGTGGAATTCCGCTTTGAGGAGGAAAGAAAAGAGAATGTTTGCAAGGGATATTGGGATTGACTTAGGGACGGCTAACGTGCTAATACACGTAAAAGGCCGTGGAATTGTATTGAATGAGCCATCTGTCGTAGCAATTGATAAAAATACAAATAAAGTGCTTGCTGTTGGTGAGGAAGCTCGCCGCATGGTAGGCCGTACACCAGGCAACATTGTCGCGATCCGTCCATTGAAGGATGGGGTTATCGCTGACTTTGATGTAACAGAAGCCATGCTGAAGCATTTTATTAATAAGTTAAACGTAAAGGGCTTTTTATCGAAGCCGCGCATTTTGATCTGCTGCCCAACGAACATCACAAGTGTTGAGCAAAAGGCGATTAAAGAAGCAGCTGAAAAAAGCGGTGGGAAAAAAATCTATCTTGAAGAAGAGCCAAAGGTAGCAGCAATCGGCGCTGGAATGGATATTTTCCAACCAAGCGGTAACATGGTAGTGGACATCGGGGGAGGAACGACGGATGTTGCAGTTCTTTCTATGGGCGATATCGTGACTTCTTCCTCCATTAAAATGGCCGGCGATAAGTTTGATATGGAAATCCTCAACTACATCAAGCGCGAGTACAAGCTCTTGATTGGTGAGCGTACGGCTGAAAATATTAAAATCAATATCGGTACAGTATTCCAAGGTTCACGTTCAGAGGAAATGGAAATTCGTGGCCGTGACATGGTGAGCGGGTTACCGCGCACTATCACTGTTCGTTCGGAAGAAATCGAGGGTGCCCTTCGTGAATCTGTGGCTGTGATTGTTCAGGCGGCAAAAAGTGTTCTTGAGCGCACTCCACCAGAATTATCAGCGGACATCATCGACCGTGGCGTGATTTTAACTGGCGGTGGCGCATTGCTGCACGGAATCGACATGCTGCTTGCTGACGAATTAAAGGTTCCAGTTCTTGTAGCTGAAAATCCTATGGACTGCGTTGCTATCGGAACGGGTATCATGCTTGATAACATCGACCGCATTTCTAATCGTAAGTTTGGATAATAGCTTTGTTGAAAAAAAAAGCATCTTTTATTGTGTTCGTGGTGGTATGACATCTAACCAATGGTGAAATAGTCCTGAACCATACATAAAAAGTCTAATGAAGCAGGCAGGACAAGCCTCGGTCATTGGGCTTTTTTATTTGGCTTGGGTTCTCTTTAATAGGCGAATTTTTGCTTTTTTTTACATCAATTGACTTTTTTCGCAAAAAATTAATGTGCAATGGGGAATATTTTTTTATAATAGAAGTAATGAAAATTTTTCAACAGTTTGCGAAAGCAATTTTTATAAAAGAATTCAAGTTACCGATTTTAAAAAAGTTGGTTATAATATGTATAACTCACTGGGCCCATGGGGCAGTCCGGTTAAAGGGGAATTAGTGAATGTCTGTAAACAATCAAGCCAAGACGAGAGAAGAATTTAAACGAGCTAAATATGAGGAACAGCAAAAGATAAAAGCCGAAAAGCAAAAAGCCAAAGATGCAAAAGCTATGGTGAAAAAGGATCGCGCAAAGGTGGATCGTACAAATGAAAAGGTGGAGGCCGCACCACACACCTACAAACGAATCCGCATTCGTCTGATTCCCATCTGGCTTCGTCTGGTTCTTTTAGTTGTGTTTACGTTTGTCAGCTTGATGGCGGGAGCAACAGTGGGCTACGGTATTCTGGGCGGTGGAAAAGTGGCGGATGTTTTTAAACAATCGACCTGGACGCATATTCAAGATTTGGTGGATAAGAAATAAATTGACTGGGAAGGGTCCGAAAGCCCTTCCCTTTTGTGTATCTTTTCGAGTAGAATAGAGAATAATACTTGTTACTAGTAGGAGGTACTAATTCATGCTTGATACCGAACAAATTAAAGAAATTATCCCGCATCGCTACCCATTTTTGCTGGTCGATCGTATCTTGGAAGTAGAAGAAGGCGTAAGAGCGGTTGGGATTAAGAATGTTTCTGCCAATGAAGAGTTTTTTAATGGGCATTTTCCTGATTATCCTGTGATGCCTGGTGTACTGATTGTTGAGGCACTGGCACAGGTTGGCGCAGTGGCTATGTTGAAAAAAGAAGAGAACCGTGGCCGCTTAGCATTTTTCGCTGGAATTGACGGCTGCCGTTTTAAAAAGCAAGTAAAGCCTGGTGACCAGCTTCGTCTTGAGGTGGAAATTATCCGCCTTCGCGGACCGATCGGAAAAGGGAAGGCCGTTGCAACGGTTGACGGCGAAGTGGCATGCGAAGCAGAAATTACGTTTGCTTTGGGTGAGAAAAAGGAATAGGGATTGGATTTGAAACGACCAAGAGCTGGGCTTTTGGTCGTTTCTTTTTAAAGGAAAGAATCTCACCACAGTCCTTGATAACTGTGGTGTTTTTTATGGAGGAATGGGTGTAGATTAGTGGTGGCGAGTGAAATGGAGTTATTGACGAGTAAAGTAAGAAGGATGACGAGTAAAATAGGAAAATAGACGAGTAAATGAATACATTTGACGAGTAAATCACTGAAAGTGACGAGTAAGAAAGGAATTCATATAAAATAGGTAAATTTAAAGGTCCTTCAAGAGGTGATCAACACATAATTTAAAAAAAAGATCCTTGATCGAGGCCAAACGCCTGGCTTTTTCGTGTCAAAGTCTAAATTTATTTTGACACTCCGTTGATTGGAGCGGAAATCAACAGACAATTTTAACAGGGCGGGACTAAATGTAAATAACTTCAAGCCATCATTTTTTTACCAATGGGAATGCTAAAAAAAGACCATGGTAAGTCTAGGTCAATCGAACATGGTGAAAGGGGCTTTTACGCTTGAAGAAAAAGTTATTTATGCTACTTGCGGGTTCTGTCTTATCGGCTGTGTTGTTAGCGGGATGTAATAATGACAATGATGATCAAAATCCACCATCGCCGACAAACAACAATATTAATACACCGACAGATAACCGTATGGATAATGATTTAACACCTAACGATAATAACGATGTAATTGATGACAACATCATCGACCGAAATCATTATCCAGAATCAGAGGATAAGAATACACCACACGATAAAGACCCATCGAAAGACAACAATACGCCAAGAGAAGACATGATCGAGGATGACATCGACGTTAACGACAGAGATAACAAAGACGAGTAAGACAAAAAGGACAGGCAATCGAGCCTGTCCTTCTTCAAAATATTTGGTGCCTGACACCATTAGTGAGACGTCACTATCAAGTCGCAAAGCCATTCGCAAATAGTACGGCAGCTAGAACAACTAAGAGGATGAAGGCCAGGTAAAGGAGTCCGACGACGATAACCATAATCCAGCCAACGACTTTGCGGCCAGTTTTAATAAAGTAGATTCCTAAGGCAAATGGCCCGAAGAAAAAGCCTAAAATAGCCCACAGCCATGGACTCTTATTATGTTTCGGTGCGTCCACATATAAGTAAATAGCAATAATAATTTCAACAATAAAACTAACAATTCCTGACATAACTTCCCCCTAAAAATATATTTTTCAACTTACACTTTTAGTATCTCTAGGGAAACGGAAAAAATCAACAAAAATGTGAATTTATCACTGTAAATAACATAAAAGACCAGTCCGAAGACTGGTCAAGGTCAGAATCAAATGTAACAATTAAGGGTTTTTTACTTTAATCTTCGGTTTACTTTTCATTTTCTCCTTAAATTCCTTAAGAAGGGCAGGACCCTCCAGCCCTTTTTGCATCAGGCTATCGAGCAGCAGCTCTGAGTAATCACTTTTATTACGGCGGAGATGACCTTCGAATAACACGCTGATGTGCTTTTCAAACTTTTTCAAAGAAACAATCTTCGTCTGAAAATAAGCAGGTGTGTTCTCTTTCTTCGTAATCACAGCTTCAACGATTAAATCGCGGCTTTGATCGTGAATCGTTTTAAAAAAATCATAGAGGGACAAATCTGTATACGCCTCAAGCAGCCAGGTGGAGCGCTCATCTTCCTTATTAAGAATCAAGCCGTCTTCTAAAGGAACTTCAACCGAAGTTTCACCATCCATAACGTCCAATGAGTATAACTTAAAAGATTTCATCGCAACCTCCAGTTACTTTTTTCTAAATTATAACATATGTCGAGCAGAAGCAAATGTCGAAAAATATTTGTCGA comes from the Neobacillus sp. PS2-9 genome and includes:
- a CDS encoding YwpF-like family protein, coding for MKSFKLYSLDVMDGETSVEVPLEDGLILNKEDERSTWLLEAYTDLSLYDFFKTIHDQSRDLIVEAVITKKENTPAYFQTKIVSLKKFEKHISVLFEGHLRRNKSDYSELLLDSLMQKGLEGPALLKEFKEKMKSKPKIKVKNP
- a CDS encoding DNA-directed RNA polymerase subunit beta gives rise to the protein MSVNNQAKTREEFKRAKYEEQQKIKAEKQKAKDAKAMVKKDRAKVDRTNEKVEAAPHTYKRIRIRLIPIWLRLVLLVVFTFVSLMAGATVGYGILGGGKVADVFKQSTWTHIQDLVDKK
- the spoIIID gene encoding sporulation transcriptional regulator SpoIIID encodes the protein MHDYIKERTIKIGKYIVETRKTVRVIAKEFGVSKSTVHKDLTERLPEINPELANEVKEILDYHKSIRHLRGGEATKMKYQKEEKEGEAVK
- the fabZ gene encoding 3-hydroxyacyl-ACP dehydratase FabZ produces the protein MLDTEQIKEIIPHRYPFLLVDRILEVEEGVRAVGIKNVSANEEFFNGHFPDYPVMPGVLIVEALAQVGAVAMLKKEENRGRLAFFAGIDGCRFKKQVKPGDQLRLEVEIIRLRGPIGKGKAVATVDGEVACEAEITFALGEKKE
- a CDS encoding rod shape-determining protein yields the protein MFARDIGIDLGTANVLIHVKGRGIVLNEPSVVAIDKNTNKVLAVGEEARRMVGRTPGNIVAIRPLKDGVIADFDVTEAMLKHFINKLNVKGFLSKPRILICCPTNITSVEQKAIKEAAEKSGGKKIYLEEEPKVAAIGAGMDIFQPSGNMVVDIGGGTTDVAVLSMGDIVTSSSIKMAGDKFDMEILNYIKREYKLLIGERTAENIKINIGTVFQGSRSEEMEIRGRDMVSGLPRTITVRSEEIEGALRESVAVIVQAAKSVLERTPPELSADIIDRGVILTGGGALLHGIDMLLADELKVPVLVAENPMDCVAIGTGIMLDNIDRISNRKFG